Proteins from a genomic interval of Motacilla alba alba isolate MOTALB_02 chromosome 11, Motacilla_alba_V1.0_pri, whole genome shotgun sequence:
- the COG4 gene encoding conserved oligomeric Golgi complex subunit 4 — protein MERIQSLTDLADLEAAYSRLCEEEKVVQEELDALLEQQSTIENKMVALHRMGPKLQLIEGDAQQLAGMITFTCNLAENVSSKVRQLDLAKNRLYQAIQRADDILDLKFCMDGVQTALRNEDYEQAAAHIHRYLSLDKSVIELSRQGKEGGIIDANLKLLQEAEQRLKTIVTEKFDTAMKQGDLPQVERFFKIFPLLGLHEEGLSKFSEYLCKQVANKAEENLQLVMGTDMSDRRAAVIFADTLTLLFEGIARIVETHQPIVETYYGPGRLYTLIKHLQVECDRQVEKVVDQFIKERDYHRQFQQVQNSMMRSSSAEKIEPRELDPILTEVTLMNARSELYLRFIKRRIIADFEVGDAMASEEVKQEHQKYLDKLLNNCLLSCTMQELIGYYITMEEYFMRETVNKAVAMDSYEKGQLTSSMVDDVFYIVKKCIGRALSSSSIDCLCAMINHSTTELESDFREVLYNKLKQGFPATTFQDFQRGVTSAVNIMHSSLQQGKFDTKGIESTDEAKQSFLVTLNNVEVCSENIMTLKKTLESDCSKLLSQGFGGEQAQAKIESCLSDMAAVSNKFRDLLQEGLNELNSTAIKPQVKPWINLFLSVSHNIEEEEFSDYEANDPWVQQFIVNLEQQMTEFKAGLSPVIYDTLTGLMTSLIAIELEKVLLKSTFSRLGGLQFDKELRSLIAYLTTVTTWTIRDKFARLSQMATILNLERVTEILDYWGPNSGPLTWRLTPAEVRQVLALRIDFRSEDIKRLRL, from the exons ATGGAGCGGATCCAGTCGCTGACCGATCTGGCGGACCTGGAGGCCGCCTACAGTCGGCTCTGTGAGGAGGAG aaagtcgtgcaggaagagctggatgccctcctggagcagcaaagCACTATAGAGAATAAGATGGTAGCCCTTCATCGCATGGG CCCCAAGCTGCAGCTGATCGAGGGGGAtgcccagcagctggcagggatgaTCACCTTCACCTGCAACCTGGCCGAGAACGTCAGCAGCAAGGTCCGGCAGCTCGACCTTGCCAAG AACCGACTCTATCAGGCCATTCAGAGAGCTGATGACATCCTTGACCTGAAGTTCTGCATGGATGGAGTTCAGACAGCCCTGAGAAATGAGGACTATGAGCAAGCAGCAGCTCATATCCATCGCTATCTGTCTCTGGACAAGTCAGTGATTGAGCTCAGTCGCCAGGGCAAGGAAG GGGGAATAATTGATGCCAACCTGAAactcctgcaggaagcagagcagcgTCTGAAGACGATTGTTACAGAGAAATTTGACACGGCTATGAAGCAGGGAGACCTGCCCCAGGTGGAGCGGTTCTTCAAGATCTTTCCTCTGCTAGGCTTACATGAAGAGGGGCTGAGCAAGTTCTCAGAGTACCTCTGCAAGCAG GTGGCCAACAAAGCAGAAGAGAACCTGCAGCTGGTGATGGGGACAGACATGAGTGACCGTCGAGCTGCTGTCATCTTTGCAGACACCCTGACACTCCTCTTTGAAG ggatTGCTCGCATTGTGGAGACCCACCAGCCCATCGTGGAGACCTACTACGGGCCAGGGAGGCTCTACACCCTCATCAAGCACCTGCAGGTGGAGTGCGACCGGCAGGTGGAGAAGGTGGTGGACCAGTTCATCAAGGAGAGGGACTATCACAGGCAG TTCCAGCAAGTCCAGAATAGCATGATGAGAAGTTCTTCTGCAGAGAAGATTGAACCAAG GGAGCTTGACCCTATTTTAACAGAAGTCACTCTGATGAATGCCCGCAGTGAGCTCTACTTGAGATTCATCAAGAGACGAATAATAGCTGATTTTGAGGTGGGCGATGCCATGGCCTCAGAGGAGGTAAAGCAAG AGCATCAAAAATACCTGGACAAGCTCCTCAACAACTGTCTGCTGAGCTGCACCATGCAAGAGCTCATTGGCTACTACATCACCATGGAGGAGTACTTCATGAGGGAGACTGTAAACAAG GCTGTTGCCATGGACAGCTACGAGAAAGGCCAGCTCACCTCCAGCATGGTGGATGATGTGTTTTATATAGTGAAGAAGTGCATTGGGCGTGCTCTGTCCAGCTCCAGCATAGACTGTCTCTGTGCTATGATCAACCACTCCACCACCGAGCTGGAGTCTGACTTCAG GGAGGTTCTGTACAACAAGCTGAAGCAGGGCTTCCCAGCCACGACCTTCCAGGACTTCCAGAGAGGGGTGACCAGTGCTGTGAACATCATGCacagcagcttgcagcaggGCAAGTTCGACACCAAAGGCATTGAAAGCACGGACGAGGCCAAGCAGTCCTTTCTG gtgacCTTAAACAATGTGGAAGTCTGCAGTGAAAACATCATGACCCTAAAGAAGACTTTGGAG AGTGACTGCAGCAAGTTACTTAGCCAAGGATTCGGGGGAGAGCAAGCACAGGCCAAGATTGAGAGCTGCCTCTCAGACATGGCTGCTGTCTCCAACAAATTCCGTGACCTGCTGCAG GAAGGTCTCAATGAGCTCAACAGCACAGCCATCAAACCCCAGGTGAAGCCGTGGATCAACTTATTCCTCTCTGTCTCCCACAACATCGAGGAG GAGGAATTCAGTGACTATGAGGCCAATGATCCCTGGGTCCAGCAGTTCATCGTCAATCTGGAACAGCAGATGACAGAGTTCAAG gctggacTGTCTCCAGTGATTTATGATACTCTCACTGGTCTTATGACCAGTCTCATAGCCATTGAACTGGAGAAAGTGCTGCTCAAATCCACCTTCAGCAGG CTCGGTGGTCTGCAGTTCGACAAGGAGCTGAGGTCCCTCATAGCCTATCTCACCACAGTCACCACATGGACTATCCGTGACAAGTTTGCCCGTCTTTCCCAAATGGCCACCATCCTCAACCTGGAAAGG GTGACAGAGATTCTGGATTACTGGGGTCCAAACTCAGGTCCCCTCACCTGGCGCCTTACCCCCGCCGAGGTCCGGCAGGTGCTGGCTCTCCGCATCGACTTCCGCAGTGAGGATATCAAGCGGCTGCGCCTGTAG